The region CAGCCCGTGCTGGCGGCGATCCTCCGGAAGATATCCGATACCTAGTGAGATCGCGTGGGCGGGCGAATGGATCTGCACCGGCGAACCGTGCAGGTAGATGGGGCAGGCCGCAGGGGAAAGGCCAAAGAGTGTCTTTGCAAGCTCTGTGCGGCCGGAGCCTACGAGGCCGGCCATCCCCAGGATCTCTCCTTTTTTGACGGAGAACGAGATGTCATGCAGCCCGAGGGAGGAGTTCGAGAGATTGCAGACCTCGAGCGCTGTCGCACCCATCGCCACAGTGTGCTTGGGAAAGATGGAAGCCAGCGACCGGCCCACCATCAGCTGGATCATGCCTCCACGGTCGATGCCGGCTGCCTCCCTGCACGCGATGGTGTTGCCGTCGCGCAGAACCGTAATGCGGTCCGCAATGGCCTGTATCTCCTCCAATCGGTGCGAGATATAGACGATCCCCACGCCCGACTGCCGGAACTGCCGGATCAGCGAAAAGAGATGATCCACCTCACGATCGGTCAGCAGGGCCGTGGGCTCATCCATCAGTAGAATCTTCGCGTCGGCGCCGATGGCCTTGGCGATCTCAACAATCTGCTGCTCTGCCATGCTCAACGATCCCGCGATGCGCTTCGGATCCAGATCCACTCCAACCCGGTGAAGAAGCTCACGGGCCTGTCCGTGGCGGCGCTTCCAGTCCACGCGCCATCCGGAAGCGCCATTCTCAAGTGCGAGCGCGATGTTTTCAGCAACCGTCAGGTGAGGGAAGAGGAGGGGCTGCTGATGGATCGCGGCAATCCCAAGCGATCGTGCCGCCTGCGGACTGAAGTTTGCGACCCTTTGTCCGTGAACCACAAGCTCACCGGAATCCGGCTGTAGTGCCCCGGTCACAATTTTTGTGAAGGTGGATTTCCCGGCGCCGTTCTCGCCGATCAGCGCATGGACCTCGCCTTCGCGCAGCTCAAACGAGACGCCCTTCAGAGCCTGAATGCCTGCGAAGCTCTTCGTAATGCCGGTCGCGCTGAGAATAGGATTCATGGGCATGGAGCAAGACGAGATCCGGTGGAAAGACGCACGATTTGCTGAGACGTCTCACGGTATCGTTTGACGATTTCAGCTGTCAACGCGCTGCTGCAACTGCGCGTCTTCGAGGCTTCTTTGGGAGAAGAGGCGGATGATGCGATGCTGCCAGATCGATGGGCGAGCCTGACGATTCGCGCACCGTCAGGGTGGCGGGAAGATGAACGCGCTTGCGTCCGCCTTCCGTATCCCCTTCCTCGATTCGCTCCAGCAGAACCTCGACTGCGCGGTATCCCATGTCGAAGGTCGGTTGCACCACCGATGTAATGCCGGGCTGAAAGAAGTCTTCCGCCGTGATCTCATCGAAGGTCACAAAGGCGAAGTCCCTCGGCGTGCTCAGTCCTATGCTGTAAAGGCTTCGCAGAGCGGCCAGCCCTGTCACCCCATTGGTCGCAAACAGCGCCGTCGGCCTGCCCTCCGGCCGCAGCATTCCGTTCTGGCACAGGCGGGCCACCTCATCCTGCTCGAAGCTGCCATTCCAGACCAGCGAGCGCTGCACAGGAATGCCGCTCTTCTGGAGCGCCTGTCGGTATCCTCGCACCCGCTCCTGCTCATTGCGCAGGCTCAGCGGTCCCGTGATGACGGCAATGTCCGTGTGGCCGCGCGTCATCAGGTGCGTAATGGCCATTTCGGCTGCCCCGCAGTCGTCAACGCACACTGAATCCAGATCCAGGTTGACGGGAATGCGGTCGAGGCACACGACGGGAAATGCGGAGCTGATCGACTCCCACCTCTCTGGGCTCATCTCTTCGCCGCTCGCCGTGACCAGCAGCATGCCTTCAATTCTCTGCGCCCGCAGCAGCGCAATCATCTCCGATTCGCGGTCCGGGCTTCCCTCCGAATCCAGCACGATCAGAAAGTAGCCATGCTCGCGTGCAGCACACTCCGCGCCGCGGATAATCTTCGGAAAGAAGGGGATTGTGATGTCAGGGACTACGATTCCGAGTGTACGGGTACGATTTGTCTTCAGGCTTCGCGCAATCAGATTCGGCTGATAGTTCAGAAGCCGGATCGCTTCCAGAACCTTCTGTCGGGCCCGTTCACTGACCTTGGTCGAGCCGCTGATTACATTCGAGACAGTGCCGGCCGATACACCCGCTAGTTTTGCCAGCTCCTTTTGTGTGGGGGGCATAATGACAAAATCCTACATTACGGTTAATGTTGCGGTCCTCGTTTCCTCTCGCGAGCAGCCGCTGCCGCGATTGCTCCTCGGTTGGACTCACCGGGAGAGGGATGCTTGACAGCCCTCCAGGCCCTTGCGTAGCATCATCATCTCTCGAAATGAGACGTCTCATTCTGGCTTAAAGTTTCAGGATCAGGGGAGCCTCTTCTTCGCTGGATCGGTTGATCAGGCCCGGTTCCATTCCCGCGAATCCGGATTCGATTTGTGCTCCGGTAAAATGGAAGAGCTTGCCGGCATGCTGCCTGGACGGGAAGAATCTTCGTCGAATACCGCCGTCAGATACGCCAGGCCGTAGCGCAGGTGAAACGCAGATGCACGAACAACTTTATAAGCAGGTGCGGTTTGAATAAAGGTATGGTCAAACAGAACAAGTCGGCTTGGCACTCTTCACGTGCGGTCTGGATGGGAGTTCTCACGGTCGGGGGAGGTCTGATGATTACCTCCACGGCGGCCCTTGCCGCCCCTGCCCTCTTTGCAGCTCCGGCGCAGTCTGCTCCGGCGGCACAGTCTGCTCCGGCGGCACAGTCTCAGGCCAAGGCAGATCCTTATCCTCAACTGCCTGAAGGGGCCGGCAAGCAGACGGTCATCAAAGTCTGTGGAAAGTGTCATTCGCCGACCAATGTCATCGCCAACGGACAGAATCAACAAGGGTGGGAAGACACCATCACCAAGATGGCTGGTCTGGGTGCCTCGGCGTCCGATGAAGAGTACACAGCCATTCTCGACTACCTGGTCAAGAACTTCCCGCAGGTCACGTCCAAGGTCAACATGAACCAGGCGACCAAGGAAGATATTGAGAAGCAGCTTGGCTTCTCCGCCAAGGATGCCGATGCAATCGTTGCCTATCGCACCAAGAACGGAAACTTCAAAACCATCGAAGATGTCGAAAAGGTTCCGATGATCAACGCGATGGACGTCGCGGCTCGCAAGAATCGGATGGCGTTCTAAGAAGCGATCGTCATAGCGAAAATGAGAAGAGGACTCCCGCGGGAGTCCTCTTCTCATTGCTGGCTCATAGCGTGTCGGGGATGCATTTACCAAAGACCATTGATCGGCTGCTCCAGGCTGTATCCACCTGCTCCCGGCTGCATATAGCCTTTGCATCGGGCAACCGCAGGTTTATTTCCTCCGATATTTGGCAAATATTTTTGGCCAAAGTGTCATCCTGAGCGAGCGTAGCGAGTCGAAGGATCTGCGGTGTGGGATGGTGGCTGAGGCAAAAACACAGATCGTTTGACTTCCCGGCTTCACTCAGGAGGACATTCCGACCATGGCCGCATAGTCGCCGTTGTCATGCATCCTGCTGCGACCGTACTCAATACGCTCTAGACCTGCGACGCCAGATGCTCGATCTGCTGCAGGTGATTGATGTCGTGGCCCGCGATGGTCTCCACAAGGGTCCACAATGTCATGGTCCCCCGCTCGGGATGGGTCGTTGGATGATGACGGTCGTCGGCGGTCACCGTGGTCAGAAATTTGAGGTTCCAGTTCCGAGCCACCGCAAACATGTCAAAAGCCGATTTCAGGTCGTAAGCAGCGTAGCGTTCCGCCCATTGGTTCTGGTCGAAGGGCTGGATGAGATGGTGCTCTTTCGCCAGTGTCTGGCGCAGACGAACCGCGAAGACAATCTCGCAGTCCGCCAGGTGCGCAAGAATCTCCCGGACACTCCATCTGCCGGGCGCAAGGTTGCGATCTGCCTGAGCCGGTGACAATGGATCGATGAGAGCATGGAGCCGCTCGACCGTAGCGGTAATGACCGGTATCGGTTCCTGATCTCCCAGAAATCTGGCGTACGGGTTAAGCTCCATGGCCTGACGGTATCACGACCCGGCAGCTCTGTCCTCAGACAAGTGCTCAATTCAAGTCGGCTTCTGACGACAAGCTTTTGTTCGTTTGAAAAGGCGTGCGGGATACGCGGAGACAGGGATCGAAAACACATCGTCGTCGCCTATCTCGCACGCCTCTGGAAGTGCAGACCAGCTTGCAAAAATCTGCTCAATTGCTCAATCCGACGACCTGCTGAACGTACCTCGGCGTCATTCCTTCCTGCAGCATAAAAGCGGCGACATCCGCTCGCGAAATGGTGAAGCCGCCTTTCGGAAGATGACCGGCGCTAACCCGTGGGTGCCCAGTGGGTTTGGCATCGAGAAGGCGCGGAGGACGGAGGATCGTCCACGCGAGATCGGGTTGCGTGATCTCATGCTCACTCTCGCGATGATCCTGGGTTACGTTCCGAAAGAGCGTGTTCGACATCACGGAGAAGATCGGGCCGCCCTCATCGAACAGAAATGCAGTGGTGACATGGATGACCCGGTGCACGCCGGCCGCACGCATGGCCTGAACCAGCACCCGGCCGAAGTCGCGACGGAGATTTGTACGGCGCAGAGTGGTTGGGCCGAAGGCGGAGAGGACAGCGTCGCTGCCCTCGATGGCCGATGCCATCTCATTGAGATGGAATAGATTGCCGCCGATAACACGAAGCCGTGCGTCGCGGCTGGAGATCTTCTCAGGGGCACGTGCAAACGCAGTCACTTCATGGCCCTGGTCCAGGGCGAGGGGGAGGAGGCGGCGGCCGATGCCGCCGGTTGCTCCAAGAATCGTGAGTCGCATGTCTGTTTTCTCCGTAACCTGCAAACTGGGTTTTGATGGTTATCGGTTCGCTGGCGCACCGGGGATGGAGACTCCAATCTGGCGGAGCACTCCTGCCAAGTCGAGCTGCAGCCACTGCTCAGCGATCCTGTCGCCTTCAAAGCGGTAAAGGACGATGGCGTTCTGGGTGATGGGTCTGCCTGTCGGGGCGATGCCGCGGATAGGCGCTGTGTGCGTAGCGGTCATGGACCAGCGGGCCGCCGCCTTGTCTCCGCTGACGATGATGTCCTCGACCTTGAAGTGGTGATCAGGGAACATCGCATGCACCCCGTCCACGGTCTCCTGGATGGCCGCCAACCCGGTCCTCTCGCCATTCGGGGTGTGGAGGATGGCGTCTTCGGTGTAGATCTCCGGAAGGATTCCGGACTGGTGCTGGTTGAGGCACTGCTCGTAAAAGCGATGGACGGTCGCTGCCTGGTTGCTGGTAGAGGTCATTTAAGACTCCTTCGAAAGAATAGGTTGAATAAATATATATATATTCAATAAATGAACATATATCAAACATAAATCTATACTGTCAAAGTGGCTGGATCAGTGGGCATGAAGAAAAAGAGATCAGGCAGGGAGGGTGGCGCGGAACGGCGCGCCTATGAATCTCCTACGCGGCAGCGGCAGGCGGACGAGACTCGAAGAAAGATTGCGTCCGCTGCCCGGCAGCTGCTGGTCGATGCGGGGTATGCCGGGATGACGATACCGGCGGTCGCCAGGGCTGCAGGTGTGGCTGTTCCTACGGTGTATGCCATCTTTGGATCGAAGAAGGGAATTGTGGCCGAGCTGCTGGACGAGGCGCGGTTCGGCGATGGCTATCAGGCGCTGATCGGAGAAGTTCGCAAGGTTACCGATCCAATCGCGATGCTGGACTTTCCTCCCCGGTTTGCGCGTCAGATCTATGAGGCTGAGATTCCGGTGGAGGACCTGCTCCGAGGCGCAGGGATGGTGGCTCCTGAGCTGGCTGCGGTCGAAGACGAGCGCAACTGTCAGAGGTACGATTCGCAGCTGATGGTGATTGAGGCCCTGGAGCAGGGAAAGCTGCTCAGGCCGGGTCTCGATCGGGATGCGGCGCGGGCGGTTTTGTGGAGCCTGACGAGCCGGGAGATATTTCGGATGTTGGTTCGGGAGCGTGGGTGGACCCCGGCTGCGTATGAGGCGTGGCTGGCGGAGGCTTTGCGGAGAGAGTTGCTGGGGTGACGCTGGGCGGTTTGCCATTTGTCGGGCACACCGCAGATTCCTCCACTTCGCTTCGGTCGGAAGGACACCTTTTTGCTTACTCCCTGTGTCGTGATTTCTCCATCATCCTGAGGGGGGAGTTTCTGGATTTTCCTGAAGCGGAGTGGGCGGCGCGGGCGAAATACAGGGATTCTTCGCCTGCGGCTCAGAATGACGGCGCTGTATGACATTGACGATGCTTTATGACCATACCTTTCCCTCTGAAGGATCGGCAGGTGGGAAAGGAATGGATGGCATCGGCCATCTGGGCCGGGGCCTGCAATTCTGCAGGCGGTGGCGCGGTACCAGATCGCATGAGTGTAGGACAATAGAAGAGTTAGAGGGGTGCGGGGCGACTGCGTCATGAAACGAGGCCCTGTTCCTTCCACTTCCGCTGCCACAAGCGCAGCGACTCCGGTTCGGGAATGAGCCTTCTTTGCGAAGAAGGAGGAAGCTTCTGACGGAGATCTTGAAGTTTTTGCAGGAAAAGGATTTTTTGATGGCTGAAGAGCGCGTAGTAGGGATTGACCTTGGAACGACCAACTCGCTGGTGGCCTATATGCAAGGGGAGGCTCCCGCGGTCATTCCCGGTGAGGACGGGGAGCGGCTGGTGCCTTCCGTGGTGGCTATAACGCCGCAGGGAGTAGTGGTCGGAAATCCCGCGGGAGGGACTCTGCTGACCGATCCCGGTAATGTGGTCTACTCCGCCAAGCGCCTGATGGGCCGCGGGATCGAAGACATTCAGGAAGAGTTGAAGCTGTTTCCCTTCCGGCTGACGGAGAACCTGAAGGCGGGTGAGGTTTTGAAGCTGAAGGTCGGGAACAAGGTTCTGACTCCGCCGGAGATCTCGGCGTATGTCCTGACCCAGTTGAAGAGGAATGCGGAGCGATTCTTTCAGGCTCCCGTGACGAAGGCCGTGATTACGGTCCCGGCTTACTTCAATGATGCGCAGCGCCAGGCCACCAAGGATGCGGGAAGGATCGCCGGGCTGGAGGTGCTGCGGCTGGTGAATGAGCCGACAGCGGCGGCGCTTGCCTATGGTCTGCAGAAGAACAAGGACGGCATGATTGCCGTCTATGACTTCGGCGGCGGGACATTCGATATCTCGATCCTGAAGCTGCACGAGGGCATCTTCGAGGTGGTCGCTACCGGCGGCGATACCCATCTTGGCGGGGACGACATCGACAATCTGCTGATTGCGATCGCGCTCGACGACATTGCGGGCGACCTGGGGCAGGATGTTCGGAACGACGGCGGAGCCGTGCAGGCGATCCGCAAAGCAGTAATCGAAGCAAAGATCCGGTTGTCTGCTGAGCAGACCGCAAAGTTGGATGTGACCCTGCCGGGCGGCAAGCAGTATCTGCGGGAGATTACGCGGGAGCAGTTTGAGGGGCTGATCGCCTCTGTGATCGCCAGGACCGCCGGGCCGTGCAGGCAGGCCCTGAAGGATGCCGGTGTTGCACCCGAGGCGATCAACGAGGTGGTTCTGGTCGGAGGCTCAACTCGCATTCCGGCTGTACGACGGCTGGTCTCTGAGATCTTCCAGCTTGATTCGCGTGGCAAAAAGCCACACACGGAGCTGAACCCGGATGAGGTTGTGGCGCTGGGCGCGGCGGTTCAGGCAGACATCCTGAGCGGAAGCGGATCGAAGGCAACCGAGGATTTGCTTCTGCTGGACGTTACTCCTCTGTCGTTGGGGATTGAAGCGCTGGGTGGCGTGGTTGCAAAGATCATTCAGCGCAACTCGACCATACCGGCGAGCGCGACCGAGCACTTTACGACCGGGGTGGACGGACAGGCGAATGTCGCCATCCATGTGGTTCAGGGGGAGCGTGAGCTGGCGAAGGACTGCCGCTCGCTGGCGCGGTTCGACCTGAAGGGGATTCCGCCGATGACTGCCGGGCTGCCGCGCATCGAGGTGAAGTTCCTGATCGACGCGAACGGGATTCTGCACGTGAGCGCGCGCGAACAGAGAAGCGGCAAAGAGGCAGAGATCGAGGTGAAACCGACCTATGGCCTCACCGATGAGCAGGTGGAAGAGATGATCCTCTCTTCGTTCGATAATGCGGAAGAGGATATCCGTGCCCGCCAGGTGATCGAAGCACAGAACGAGGCGCAGACCATTCTCTCTGCCGTGGAGAAGGGCAGAAAGCACGAAGCCTGGCAGCAGCTGACCTCCGATGAGATTGCGTCGATCGAACAGAACGAGAGCGAACTGAAGGCGTCGGTGGCGGGTGGCGATTACAGGGTGATCCGGCAGGCTATTGAGCGGCTGGACCAGGCGACGCGGCGGTTTGCAGAGCTGATGATGGATTCCGCCGTGAGCGGTGCGCTGGGCGGCAAGACGATGGAAGCCGCCGGTGAGAGCATAGGAGAGGGACCCACGGCACCGCATCCGTTTGCGAAGGCGCAGGTCATTGATGCGAAACAGGAAGCCGAAGCGATCGAGGCTTCGGTGAATGAAGAGGCTACGGCCGGAGAGTCGACGGAAGACTAATAGAGATGAGTGAGATCAATAAAGACCAGGTGGTGGACCTTTCAAAGCCTGCGGGCGAGGGAATGGTCCGTGTCACGTTTTTGCCGGAAGGACGAACCGTCGAGTTTCCCTTTGATTCGTTGCCTTATGACGGTCATGGCGAGCCGATGTCGTTTCTGGACGTGGCGGAAAACTTCGGTATCTTTCTGGACCACGCCTGCGGAGGGGTCTGCGCCTGCACCACCTGTCATCTGTGGGTGAAAGAGGGTGAGGGCGGAATCAGCGAGGCGGAAGACAAGGAGCTGGACCGGATGGAGACGGCGGCAGACGTGCAACTGAACTCGCGCCTGGGGTGCCAGGCGGTGATCGAGAAGCCCGGGACCTACGTCGTCGAGATTCCGGAGTGGAACCGTAACTATGTGCAGGAAGGCAAGCCTGCGGCGGTGGTAAAGAAGGACTGACGGAGGATAGAGATATGCCACGCGAGATTGAGTGGACTGATGCCGAAGAGATTGGGATTCAGCTGCAGGAGAAGTATCCTGATGTTGATCCTTATACGGTCCGATTTACGGACCTGCACAAGTATGTGACGGAGTTGCCGGGCTTCGTCGGTGATCCGCAGAAGTCGAATGAGGGGATTCTGGAGGCGATCCAGACGGCCTGGCACGAGGAGTACGAGGACGCGAAGTAGGTTGTTTGCTGCTTGAATTTGTAAGGAAGCCCCGCTGAATGCGGGGCTTTCCTTTTTTATGGGTGGTGATTGCTGGCGGTGTCTTTCCTCTTCTTCCATGGCATCGGTGTGGTTGATCTCAGTTGACCGGGAGTTGAACTGGGAAAACGTGGCACGCCATAGGAGCGGTGTTGCTGTTCGGAGGTGTGTCATCCTGAGCGAAGCGCGTTAGCGCGGAGTCGAAGGATCTGCGGTTCGGGATCTTGCCGAGGCCAGCAGACCGCAGATCCTTCGACTCCGCATCTCGCGAGAAAGCCGCGAGATGCTTCGCTCAGGATGACACTTTTCATGGCAAGGGACGTCATGAAAAGTGCAAAGAGACCATGTTGGACTCGATTGGCGTATCCATGCGACTGCTGCCTGTTTATCCTTAGGGCTGCAGGGATACGGCGTCTGTCAGTTTGAAGCGAATGAGCGATTCGGCGGGAAGATCGATGTCGCGGTTGCCAGTCAGACCGGCGGCGGCGGTTCCCGCACCTGCACCGGCGAGGCCTCCGATCAAGAGTCCGGTTCCTCCGGTGGCGACTCCGCCGATCAGCATTCCCAGTCCGCTTCCTCCGCCGATGAAGGCTGCAGAGCGCTTGCCTTTTCCTTTCTTGGTCCGGGTGAGGCTGCTGGTCTGAAGCGGATAACGGGTTCCATCCAGCGTCATGGAGGTAAGCCGCAGCTGCAGGATAGAGGCGCCTTTGAAGCGGCCGCGTTTATGCGCCGCAGCAACGACGCCTCCGACCTGGGTTCCACGTGGAACGATGACGCGGCCGCTATCGTTGGTGACCGGCTCGGCGATCTCGCCGTCGAAGTGGTCGCCTGCGCGGCTGGTCTTTACGCTGATGTGTTGGTTGATGCGGATGGCGAGTGTGGTTCCGGCGGGAATCTGAACGTCAGCAGGAACCACGACAGGATTTCCCGGGGAGGGGACCTGGGAAGGAGTCTGGCCGGCTAGGGCTGCCTCGTTCTGCAGGGGGGGTGCTGAAGCGGGTTGTCCTCCTGCGACTGCCGGCGCATTGGCGGGCATGGACGAGGCTGGGGTGACCGTCGTTGTGATCTGCTGTCCGGTCTGGCCGGGAGCCGGAGGCTGCACGGTGGTGGTAACGGTATCGCCGTTCTTGTCGACGGAGATGACCTGCTGTGGCTGTCCGGTGGCGACGGCCTGCTTCTTTGCCTGTTCGATTGCCTGTTCCTGCTTCGATTTGCCGCAGCCGGTGACGAGGGCTGCCGAGAGAAGTGTGGCGATAACGCACTTAAGGACTGGGGAGGGACTTTGCTTACCTGGATGGACTTTCATCGTACTTGGGGGCCTCATTTCGTTCGGAGTCGC is a window of Edaphobacter sp. 12200R-103 DNA encoding:
- a CDS encoding sugar ABC transporter ATP-binding protein, whose protein sequence is MPMNPILSATGITKSFAGIQALKGVSFELREGEVHALIGENGAGKSTFTKIVTGALQPDSGELVVHGQRVANFSPQAARSLGIAAIHQQPLLFPHLTVAENIALALENGASGWRVDWKRRHGQARELLHRVGVDLDPKRIAGSLSMAEQQIVEIAKAIGADAKILLMDEPTALLTDREVDHLFSLIRQFRQSGVGIVYISHRLEEIQAIADRITVLRDGNTIACREAAGIDRGGMIQLMVGRSLASIFPKHTVAMGATALEVCNLSNSSLGLHDISFSVKKGEILGMAGLVGSGRTELAKTLFGLSPAACPIYLHGSPVQIHSPAHAISLGIGYLPEDRRQHGLILDMDLGENMSMASLDSVCRLGLVHREKEASQGERYIRDLRIKAAGASVAARTLSGGNQQKVALARWLAIDPQIMILDEPTQGVDVGSKSEIHELIGQMAERGVAIILISSELPEILGMCDRIAVFRKKTIAGILQREEATQARIMALAFGHPDALAQETVQA
- a CDS encoding LacI family DNA-binding transcriptional regulator, whose product is MPPTQKELAKLAGVSAGTVSNVISGSTKVSERARQKVLEAIRLLNYQPNLIARSLKTNRTRTLGIVVPDITIPFFPKIIRGAECAAREHGYFLIVLDSEGSPDRESEMIALLRAQRIEGMLLVTASGEEMSPERWESISSAFPVVCLDRIPVNLDLDSVCVDDCGAAEMAITHLMTRGHTDIAVITGPLSLRNEQERVRGYRQALQKSGIPVQRSLVWNGSFEQDEVARLCQNGMLRPEGRPTALFATNGVTGLAALRSLYSIGLSTPRDFAFVTFDEITAEDFFQPGITSVVQPTFDMGYRAVEVLLERIEEGDTEGGRKRVHLPATLTVRESSGSPIDLAASHHPPLLPKKPRRRAVAAAR
- a CDS encoding helix-hairpin-helix domain-containing protein: MVKQNKSAWHSSRAVWMGVLTVGGGLMITSTAALAAPALFAAPAQSAPAAQSAPAAQSQAKADPYPQLPEGAGKQTVIKVCGKCHSPTNVIANGQNQQGWEDTITKMAGLGASASDEEYTAILDYLVKNFPQVTSKVNMNQATKEDIEKQLGFSAKDADAIVAYRTKNGNFKTIEDVEKVPMINAMDVAARKNRMAF
- a CDS encoding DinB family protein; its protein translation is MELNPYARFLGDQEPIPVITATVERLHALIDPLSPAQADRNLAPGRWSVREILAHLADCEIVFAVRLRQTLAKEHHLIQPFDQNQWAERYAAYDLKSAFDMFAVARNWNLKFLTTVTADDRHHPTTHPERGTMTLWTLVETIAGHDINHLQQIEHLASQV
- a CDS encoding NAD(P)-dependent oxidoreductase, yielding MRLTILGATGGIGRRLLPLALDQGHEVTAFARAPEKISSRDARLRVIGGNLFHLNEMASAIEGSDAVLSAFGPTTLRRTNLRRDFGRVLVQAMRAAGVHRVIHVTTAFLFDEGGPIFSVMSNTLFRNVTQDHRESEHEITQPDLAWTILRPPRLLDAKPTGHPRVSAGHLPKGGFTISRADVAAFMLQEGMTPRYVQQVVGLSN
- a CDS encoding ester cyclase; amino-acid sequence: MTSTSNQAATVHRFYEQCLNQHQSGILPEIYTEDAILHTPNGERTGLAAIQETVDGVHAMFPDHHFKVEDIIVSGDKAAARWSMTATHTAPIRGIAPTGRPITQNAIVLYRFEGDRIAEQWLQLDLAGVLRQIGVSIPGAPANR
- a CDS encoding TetR/AcrR family transcriptional regulator → MKKKRSGREGGAERRAYESPTRQRQADETRRKIASAARQLLVDAGYAGMTIPAVARAAGVAVPTVYAIFGSKKGIVAELLDEARFGDGYQALIGEVRKVTDPIAMLDFPPRFARQIYEAEIPVEDLLRGAGMVAPELAAVEDERNCQRYDSQLMVIEALEQGKLLRPGLDRDAARAVLWSLTSREIFRMLVRERGWTPAAYEAWLAEALRRELLG
- the hscA gene encoding Fe-S protein assembly chaperone HscA, translated to MAEERVVGIDLGTTNSLVAYMQGEAPAVIPGEDGERLVPSVVAITPQGVVVGNPAGGTLLTDPGNVVYSAKRLMGRGIEDIQEELKLFPFRLTENLKAGEVLKLKVGNKVLTPPEISAYVLTQLKRNAERFFQAPVTKAVITVPAYFNDAQRQATKDAGRIAGLEVLRLVNEPTAAALAYGLQKNKDGMIAVYDFGGGTFDISILKLHEGIFEVVATGGDTHLGGDDIDNLLIAIALDDIAGDLGQDVRNDGGAVQAIRKAVIEAKIRLSAEQTAKLDVTLPGGKQYLREITREQFEGLIASVIARTAGPCRQALKDAGVAPEAINEVVLVGGSTRIPAVRRLVSEIFQLDSRGKKPHTELNPDEVVALGAAVQADILSGSGSKATEDLLLLDVTPLSLGIEALGGVVAKIIQRNSTIPASATEHFTTGVDGQANVAIHVVQGERELAKDCRSLARFDLKGIPPMTAGLPRIEVKFLIDANGILHVSAREQRSGKEAEIEVKPTYGLTDEQVEEMILSSFDNAEEDIRARQVIEAQNEAQTILSAVEKGRKHEAWQQLTSDEIASIEQNESELKASVAGGDYRVIRQAIERLDQATRRFAELMMDSAVSGALGGKTMEAAGESIGEGPTAPHPFAKAQVIDAKQEAEAIEASVNEEATAGESTED
- a CDS encoding 2Fe-2S iron-sulfur cluster-binding protein, whose product is MSEINKDQVVDLSKPAGEGMVRVTFLPEGRTVEFPFDSLPYDGHGEPMSFLDVAENFGIFLDHACGGVCACTTCHLWVKEGEGGISEAEDKELDRMETAADVQLNSRLGCQAVIEKPGTYVVEIPEWNRNYVQEGKPAAVVKKD
- the iscX gene encoding Fe-S cluster assembly protein IscX; this encodes MPREIEWTDAEEIGIQLQEKYPDVDPYTVRFTDLHKYVTELPGFVGDPQKSNEGILEAIQTAWHEEYEDAK